The Ignicoccus hospitalis KIN4/I genome includes the window GGAGGAGTCCTTGAGGTCCCGCCTCTCGCCCTTCCGGGTCTTGTGTTGTGAGGAGAAGGCCGAGGAGGTCTTGAAAGAGGCGCTCGAGAGGAGGGACAGCGTGGGCGGGGTGGTGGAAGCGGTCGCGTGGAACGCGCCGGCGGGCTTGGGCGAGCCGGTGTTCGACAAGCTCAAGGCGGACCTCGCGAAGGCCATGATGAGCATACCCGCCAGCGTGGGCTTCGAGGTAGGTTGGGGCTTCAAGCTGGCCCGGCTCAGGGGGAGCGAGGCGAGGGACAAGATAGTGAGCTCGGCCGGCGAGGCGACTGTGGAGGGGGACAAGGCCGGCGGAATGCTGGGCGGAATAAGCGTCGGGGCGCCGATAAGGATTAGGGTCGCGTTCAAGCCCACGAGCTCCATAATGATCCCGGAAAAGACGGTGAACATACACACGCTGGAGGAGACTGAGGTGGAGGTGCCCGGGAGGCACGACCCGGCCATAGTTCTGAGGGCCGTTTCGGTGGTCGAGTCGATGTTCGCCATAGTCTTGGTGGATCACGCGATCAGGGCCGGCCTCTTGAACCCGGTGAGGGTCGAGTGGGGCCCCCACTGCCAGAGGGTCTGGGAGCTCTACGCGGATAGGGTGCCCTAGCGCTGCCAACACACGCCCTTTACCCT containing:
- the aroC gene encoding chorismate synthase, which translates into the protein MGGNTIGKMFSVTTWGESHGKAIGAVIDGCPAGLPLSEEDLLVELSLRRPGRRFTTPRREPDVPEILSGVFNGKTTGMPISIIIRNRDVISSYYEKIKETPRPGHADLAYIKKYGYEHWDYRGGGRASGRETAARVAAGAVAKKLLGCLGVVVSGYVVELGGVEFPSAEDAEESLRSRLSPFRVLCCEEKAEEVLKEALERRDSVGGVVEAVAWNAPAGLGEPVFDKLKADLAKAMMSIPASVGFEVGWGFKLARLRGSEARDKIVSSAGEATVEGDKAGGMLGGISVGAPIRIRVAFKPTSSIMIPEKTVNIHTLEETEVEVPGRHDPAIVLRAVSVVESMFAIVLVDHAIRAGLLNPVRVEWGPHCQRVWELYADRVP